The Pirellulales bacterium DNA window AGTGCCGCTGCCGATGGGTAAACGATGGCGGCGAGGTTCGTTGGGCAGTGTCGTGAGGGCAGGTCCTTTGTGAAATACTGCCCGCAGCAGGGCAAGCGTACTGTTCGTCTTTAGCCTCGGGCCGAATCCGTCGTGCGGCGATGCGACTACGCCGCGCGACGGGTCGGCCTCTTTTCTGCGCGCCTGCTCCTGCCACACGGACGCCCCGCGCCGTGGCACGTCCTTGGCTTGCTGTCGGAAAAGGCTGAGAGCTGTATCAGCTCATCATCAGCCGGCCGCCCGAGGCCACGATGCTCTGGCCGGTCATGTAGCTCGATTCTTCGCTCAACAGAAAGCGAATCAGCGAGGCCAGCTCGTCGGGCTTGCCGATGCGCCGCATCGGCGTGGCGGCGATCACCTCGGCCTTGCGCTCCGGCGGTAGCACGTCGGCCATTTCGGTCTCGACCAGCCCTGGCACCACGCAATTGACGCGCACGTTGTGCGGCGCGAAGGCTTCAGCGCAGCAGCGCGTGAGGGCCATCACGCCCGCCTTCGACGCTGAATAATGGATCTGCATCTGCCGCGGCAATAGGGCCGCGATCGACGAAACCATCACGATCCGCCCAAAGCCTTGGGCGATCATCTCATCCTTCACGGCGAAGATCGCCAGGTACGCGCCGTTGAGATTCACGTCGATCATCTCGCGCCAGATCTCATAGCTGAGCGAGTTGTGGTCGGCCAGGTTGCTGATCGCGCCGCAATGTGCCAAGTACGAGATTGTTCCCAACTCGGCC harbors:
- a CDS encoding 3-oxoacyl-ACP reductase family protein, encoding MTAEFQNRVALVTGGSRGIGRATALRLASEGADVAISYASRRADADQAVAEIKALGRKAIAEPCNVARPEDVKRLVERTRAELGTISYLAHCGAISNLADHNSLSYEIWREMIDVNLNGAYLAIFAVKDEMIAQGFGRIVMVSSIAALLPRQMQIHYSASKAGVMALTRCCAEAFAPHNVRVNCVVPGLVETEMADVLPPERKAEVIAATPMRRIGKPDELASLIRFLLSEESSYMTGQSIVASGGRLMMS